One genomic segment of Sanyastnella coralliicola includes these proteins:
- a CDS encoding polysaccharide deacetylase family protein yields the protein MYLAKTPSIVKPLAGDLVWDIPTSQREVFLTFDDGPVPEVTPQVLDILDEYGAKGTFFCVGENVERHPEIFLDLLDRGHSVGNHTWSHENGWRTSQMSYLKSVLRCEELVNSKLFRPPYGRIRRQQAEALRNRFHLIMWDVLAGDWDENRSVEQCVDTLIEYTRPGSVVVFHDSIKARDRVLQALPEYLRYLEVEGYTCSLLTEENTKSHG from the coding sequence ATGTATCTCGCCAAAACCCCATCCATCGTAAAGCCGCTTGCCGGTGATTTGGTTTGGGATATTCCTACCTCTCAGCGCGAAGTCTTTCTGACCTTCGATGATGGCCCGGTTCCCGAGGTCACGCCACAGGTCTTAGACATCTTGGATGAATATGGCGCCAAAGGAACTTTCTTTTGTGTGGGCGAAAACGTAGAACGTCACCCTGAAATCTTCCTCGACTTATTAGATCGCGGGCACTCAGTTGGTAACCACACTTGGTCTCACGAGAATGGTTGGAGAACCTCTCAGATGAGCTACCTCAAAAGTGTATTGCGCTGTGAAGAGTTGGTCAATTCGAAATTGTTCCGTCCTCCTTATGGTCGAATCAGACGTCAACAGGCGGAGGCCCTTCGCAACAGATTCCACCTCATTATGTGGGACGTACTCGCTGGCGATTGGGATGAGAACCGATCGGTAGAGCAGTGTGTTGATACCTTGATTGAGTATACCCGACCGGGTTCAGTGGTAGTGTTTCACGATAGCATCAAGGCAAGAGATCGCGTCTTGCAAGCCTTGCCTGAATACCTCCGGTACCTAGAAGTAGAAGGGTATACCTGTAGTTTATTAACCGAAGAGAATACGAAGAGTCATGGGTGA
- a CDS encoding response regulator, with product MKTKLLLIDDEVITLRMTKMMLVQHDFDVETCLTTSEAISVLTTTDIDLILLDISMPTIDGFDFVKLMNSLCIRVPVIFLSNKEDDYTKSVALSEGVKRCVSKSKQLAELPQIINEVLQEA from the coding sequence ATGAAAACAAAACTATTATTGATTGACGACGAGGTCATCACGCTACGAATGACCAAAATGATGCTAGTTCAACACGACTTTGATGTTGAAACGTGTCTCACGACGTCTGAAGCGATTTCCGTTCTTACTACTACAGATATTGACTTGATCCTGCTTGACATCAGTATGCCTACGATCGATGGATTCGATTTTGTGAAACTGATGAATAGCTTATGCATTCGTGTTCCGGTAATCTTCCTGTCAAACAAAGAAGATGACTACACGAAATCGGTAGCCCTTTCGGAAGGGGTGAAGCGTTGCGTAAGTAAGAGCAAGCAGTTGGCCGAGTTGCCCCAGATAATTAACGAAGTATTGCAAGAAGCATGA
- the leuS gene encoding leucine--tRNA ligase — MEYDFNAIERKWQAKWNENETYRVTEDPAKKKFYVLDMFPYPSGAGLHVGHPLGYIASDIFARYKRHQGFNVLHPMGYDSFGLPAEQYAIETGQHPAITTKNNIARYRQQLDQIGFCYDWSREVRTSDPSYYKWTQWIFAQLFDSWYNLDTDKAESISTLVAKFEENGTYNVNASIDEEWYKHLSMDEFPLFGEYFAGEFTATDWKSLSEKQQQLILMNYRLTYLADSVVNWCPALGTVLANDEVKDGRSERGGHPVEQKLMRQWMMRITAYAERLLNDLNTIDWTDSIKEIQRNWIGRSEGAKVLFGIDGHDDMIEVFTTRPDTIFGVSFMTLAPEHALVAQITTSEYKAEVEAYVEKAAARSERDRQSDTKEISGQFTGAYALHPFTGKKIPIWIGDYVLASYGTGAVMAVPCGDQRDWDFARHFRIPVPNIFEGVNIDDEAHTDKMTPICESEFLNGINGKDAIARAIEELEKIGAGEGKINYRLRDAVFSRQRYWGEPFPICYKNGVPYEVETGQVTLPPVDKYLPTEDGEPPLARAKQEDWNIWEGDRMEFNTMPGWAGSSWYFLRYMDPQNEAEFCSKEKAAYWGQVDLYMGGAEHATGHLLYSRFWTKFLADRGYIEFNEPFKRMINQGMIQGRSSFVYRVVETGQFVSFDKRKEYKTQRLHVDISLVDNDVLDTEGFKNWRSEYTNAEFILNDDGKYICGSEIEKMSKSKYNVQTPDELVEKYGADTLRCYEMFLGPIEQHKPWDTKGISGVHNFLRKFWRLFHDSDNNVQLSDDAATADELKALHKAIKKVSEDLDRFSWNTVVSALMIAVNELGELNCNKRSILEPLTVLLSPYAPHVAEELWERLGKTDAVVDQSWPAFNADHLVEKAFAYPVQINGKVRFKIDLSLDLNPSEVEKEVLAHEKAAQYLEGKEPRKVIVVPGRIVNVVV, encoded by the coding sequence ATGGAGTACGATTTTAATGCGATCGAAAGGAAGTGGCAGGCCAAGTGGAATGAAAATGAGACTTACCGCGTCACAGAAGACCCCGCTAAGAAGAAATTCTACGTGCTTGATATGTTCCCGTACCCTTCAGGTGCTGGACTTCACGTAGGTCACCCGCTGGGGTACATCGCTTCAGATATCTTCGCGCGCTACAAGCGTCACCAAGGGTTCAACGTACTCCACCCAATGGGTTATGATTCGTTCGGTCTACCAGCAGAACAGTATGCCATTGAAACAGGTCAACACCCAGCGATCACAACCAAGAACAACATTGCGCGTTACCGTCAGCAGCTGGACCAAATTGGTTTCTGCTACGACTGGAGCCGCGAGGTACGCACCAGCGATCCTTCATACTACAAGTGGACGCAGTGGATCTTTGCTCAGTTGTTTGATTCATGGTACAACCTCGATACTGACAAAGCAGAATCAATCAGCACCTTGGTAGCTAAGTTCGAGGAGAACGGTACCTACAACGTCAATGCATCAATTGACGAAGAGTGGTACAAGCACTTGAGCATGGATGAATTCCCGTTGTTCGGAGAATACTTCGCTGGGGAATTCACCGCTACAGATTGGAAGAGCCTTTCTGAGAAGCAGCAGCAGCTCATTCTGATGAATTACCGTCTGACTTACCTCGCTGATTCAGTGGTGAACTGGTGTCCAGCACTCGGTACGGTGCTGGCCAACGATGAAGTCAAAGACGGACGTTCAGAACGAGGTGGTCACCCTGTAGAGCAGAAGCTCATGCGTCAGTGGATGATGCGCATCACGGCTTACGCTGAGCGTCTATTGAACGACTTGAACACGATTGATTGGACTGATTCCATCAAAGAAATTCAGCGCAATTGGATTGGTCGATCTGAAGGAGCGAAAGTGCTCTTCGGTATCGATGGCCATGATGATATGATCGAAGTGTTTACGACGCGTCCTGATACGATTTTCGGAGTGAGTTTCATGACATTGGCTCCAGAGCATGCCTTGGTCGCACAGATCACGACAAGTGAATACAAAGCCGAAGTAGAGGCTTACGTTGAGAAAGCGGCAGCGCGTTCGGAGCGTGACCGCCAAAGCGATACGAAAGAGATTTCAGGTCAGTTCACTGGAGCCTATGCGCTTCACCCGTTCACTGGTAAGAAGATTCCAATTTGGATTGGAGATTACGTATTGGCATCATACGGAACAGGGGCTGTGATGGCCGTTCCTTGTGGTGACCAGCGTGATTGGGACTTTGCACGCCATTTCCGCATTCCAGTTCCAAACATCTTTGAGGGAGTCAACATTGACGACGAAGCCCATACAGATAAGATGACTCCAATCTGCGAGTCTGAATTCTTGAACGGCATCAATGGTAAAGACGCGATTGCGCGTGCCATTGAAGAGCTCGAGAAAATTGGTGCTGGAGAAGGAAAGATCAACTACCGTTTGCGAGATGCGGTATTCAGCCGTCAACGCTACTGGGGTGAGCCTTTCCCAATCTGTTACAAAAACGGAGTTCCTTATGAGGTTGAGACAGGGCAAGTGACGCTTCCTCCGGTAGACAAATACCTTCCAACAGAAGATGGTGAGCCGCCATTGGCTCGCGCTAAGCAAGAAGATTGGAACATCTGGGAAGGCGACCGTATGGAGTTCAATACCATGCCAGGATGGGCCGGTTCAAGCTGGTACTTCTTGCGCTACATGGATCCTCAGAATGAAGCTGAGTTCTGCTCGAAAGAAAAGGCCGCTTACTGGGGACAAGTTGATCTTTACATGGGAGGTGCGGAGCACGCCACAGGTCACTTGCTGTACAGCCGTTTCTGGACGAAATTCCTTGCGGATCGTGGTTACATTGAGTTCAATGAACCGTTCAAGCGCATGATCAACCAGGGAATGATTCAAGGACGTTCGAGCTTCGTTTACCGCGTGGTTGAAACCGGGCAGTTCGTTTCGTTCGACAAGCGTAAAGAATACAAAACGCAGCGTCTTCACGTTGACATTTCGTTGGTAGATAACGACGTACTAGATACTGAAGGCTTTAAGAATTGGCGTTCTGAATACACTAACGCGGAATTCATTTTGAACGATGATGGAAAGTACATCTGTGGATCTGAGATCGAGAAGATGTCGAAGTCGAAGTACAACGTTCAAACACCAGATGAACTTGTAGAAAAGTACGGTGCAGACACGCTTCGTTGCTATGAAATGTTCCTTGGACCAATTGAGCAGCACAAACCCTGGGATACCAAAGGAATCAGTGGTGTACACAACTTCTTGCGCAAGTTCTGGCGCCTATTCCACGATAGTGATAACAACGTTCAGCTTTCAGATGATGCTGCCACAGCGGATGAACTGAAAGCGCTTCACAAAGCCATCAAAAAGGTATCAGAAGACCTCGATCGATTCTCATGGAACACCGTAGTGAGTGCCTTGATGATTGCTGTGAATGAGTTGGGTGAACTCAACTGCAACAAACGTTCAATTCTTGAGCCGTTGACTGTGTTGCTTTCGCCTTATGCACCTCACGTTGCAGAGGAACTCTGGGAACGACTAGGAAAAACTGACGCTGTCGTTGATCAATCTTGGCCAGCATTCAACGCTGATCACTTGGTGGAGAAGGCATTTGCTTACCCAGTTCAGATCAATGGTAAGGTTCGATTTAAGATTGACTTGTCACTAGACCTTAACCCAAGTGAAGTAGAGAAGGAAGTATTGGCGCATGAAAAAGCGGCTCAATACCTCGAAGGTAAAGAGCCGCGTAAAGTGATCGTCGTTCCTGGACGTATTGTGAATGTGGTCGTTTAA
- a CDS encoding sensor histidine kinase yields MALPNHPAKKGLKAPEGAYERFLYSVSHDLQEPLRMISSFLKLLETKTQGQLDPDAQQYLDYGIENAERMKRMIYALVELSRVARNTETPQVVSLNEVVDDLKGMFSGETDKAGSDIVRGNLPPVLMPPSQVVNLFKILFQNSFDNPGEEPMQITVEAHQVEDRALIEVRDNGRGINPVYLDKIFEMFKRTDARSEKIGAGLTIAREIVQKHGGEINLESTPGEGTTAYLSLPLGVL; encoded by the coding sequence ATGGCCCTACCAAATCATCCAGCGAAAAAAGGCCTGAAAGCTCCCGAAGGAGCGTACGAACGCTTTCTCTACAGTGTATCGCACGACCTTCAGGAACCGCTGCGTATGATCAGTTCATTTCTGAAACTGCTTGAGACGAAAACTCAAGGGCAGTTAGATCCAGATGCACAACAGTACCTAGACTACGGTATTGAAAATGCAGAGCGCATGAAGCGTATGATCTATGCTCTAGTAGAACTCTCTCGAGTGGCAAGAAATACGGAAACACCTCAAGTGGTTTCGTTGAATGAGGTGGTTGATGATCTCAAAGGAATGTTCTCTGGTGAGACCGATAAGGCGGGAAGCGATATTGTTCGTGGCAACTTGCCACCAGTATTGATGCCACCAAGTCAGGTGGTGAATCTATTTAAGATCCTATTTCAGAATTCCTTCGATAATCCAGGAGAAGAGCCGATGCAAATCACTGTAGAGGCACACCAAGTGGAAGATCGCGCATTGATCGAGGTTCGTGACAACGGACGTGGAATAAATCCGGTATATTTAGACAAGATCTTCGAGATGTTCAAACGTACTGACGCGAGAAGTGAGAAGATTGGAGCTGGATTAACCATTGCTCGGGAGATCGTACAGAAGCACGGAGGAGAAATTAACTTAGAATCTACCCCTGGCGAAGGAACGACGGCTTACCTGAGTTTGCCATTGGGTGTTCTATGA
- a CDS encoding quinone oxidoreductase family protein has product MKAAVLTTNGNAFDSFEIRDLDKPTPQEGQVLIKVEAFGLNFADVMARRGLYREAPPLPSVIGYDLVGKVEAVGSGVDTSLIGERVAGMSRFGSYAEYCATQASGVAVVPDDMPAAEACALGTQYCTAWYAAFQATNMNPGERVLIHAAAGGVGTALVQLAQWKGCEIFATAGSDEKIQLLKDRGVQHVINYRTQDYEEEIKKILGEKRLDMTFNAIAGSTFKKDMRLIGAGGRVVIYGAAERAGKKGGKWATINMLRKMGLLIPLLRMAKSQALIGVNMLKIADHRPQRIAEALEELVKLYQEGVIKPQSGGEYSVNELAQAHDDLEYRRTTGKLAVRW; this is encoded by the coding sequence ATGAAAGCTGCTGTACTCACGACCAATGGCAATGCCTTTGATTCATTCGAGATCCGTGACCTTGATAAACCAACACCTCAGGAAGGCCAAGTATTGATCAAAGTGGAGGCCTTTGGGCTCAATTTCGCTGATGTAATGGCACGTCGTGGTCTATACCGCGAAGCTCCTCCCTTGCCTTCTGTCATCGGGTATGATTTGGTAGGAAAAGTAGAGGCCGTGGGTAGCGGAGTAGATACTTCTCTCATCGGCGAACGCGTGGCGGGGATGAGTCGTTTTGGTTCCTACGCTGAATACTGCGCTACTCAAGCAAGCGGTGTGGCAGTGGTCCCAGATGATATGCCAGCTGCGGAGGCTTGCGCCTTAGGGACTCAATATTGCACCGCCTGGTACGCGGCGTTTCAAGCGACCAACATGAACCCGGGTGAACGCGTGCTGATCCATGCAGCAGCAGGTGGTGTAGGAACTGCCTTGGTTCAGCTCGCACAGTGGAAAGGATGCGAAATCTTCGCCACTGCTGGAAGCGATGAAAAAATCCAACTGCTCAAAGATCGAGGTGTACAGCACGTCATTAATTACCGCACTCAAGATTACGAAGAGGAAATCAAGAAGATTCTTGGTGAGAAACGTCTTGACATGACCTTCAACGCTATCGCGGGAAGCACCTTTAAGAAAGACATGCGCTTAATTGGCGCTGGTGGACGCGTAGTCATCTACGGCGCGGCTGAACGCGCTGGAAAAAAAGGAGGTAAATGGGCCACTATCAATATGCTTCGAAAGATGGGGCTCCTGATTCCATTGCTTCGTATGGCGAAAAGCCAAGCGCTGATTGGAGTGAATATGCTGAAGATCGCTGATCATCGTCCACAACGCATTGCAGAAGCGTTAGAAGAACTTGTTAAACTCTACCAAGAAGGTGTGATCAAACCACAGTCTGGAGGAGAATATTCGGTCAATGAATTGGCTCAAGCGCATGATGATCTGGAGTACCGAAGAACCACTGGCAAATTGGCTGTGCGCTGGTAA
- a CDS encoding YhdH/YhfP family quinone oxidoreductase: protein MGDLPSTYRALVAREAVDGTFSHQIEELDFDFLPDHEVTIKVHYSALNYKDALSASGHKGITRNYPHTPGVDAVGEVVEDKSGKWAPGTAVLCTSFDLGMNTAGGFGQYIRVPAEWVVALPKGLSMPEAAAYGTAAYTAALALHKMEACGQIPEMGPIVVTGATGGVGSMAVALLKHAGYDVHAATGKADKHDYLRSLGASQILTREEVDDQSGRPLLRSRWSGAIDNVGGNTLATLIKGCARNGSVATIGLVASAELHTTVYPFILNGVNLLGVDSAETPIRLRHQLWEKLATEWRFPLNQSSVSIVGLDAIPSAIAQILEGNTTGRVVCRMS from the coding sequence ATGGGTGATCTACCCTCAACATACCGCGCGTTAGTAGCGCGTGAAGCCGTAGACGGCACGTTTAGCCATCAGATTGAAGAGCTTGATTTTGACTTTTTACCTGATCACGAAGTCACGATCAAAGTGCACTACTCAGCGTTGAATTATAAAGACGCACTTTCTGCTTCTGGCCACAAGGGAATCACTCGCAATTATCCGCATACCCCAGGTGTTGATGCTGTAGGTGAAGTGGTTGAAGACAAGTCAGGTAAATGGGCTCCTGGAACCGCTGTTCTTTGCACTTCGTTCGATTTAGGAATGAATACAGCAGGTGGCTTCGGACAATACATTCGTGTTCCAGCTGAATGGGTAGTGGCGTTGCCAAAAGGATTGAGCATGCCTGAAGCTGCGGCATACGGTACAGCAGCGTACACAGCGGCTTTAGCGCTTCACAAGATGGAGGCGTGCGGTCAAATTCCTGAGATGGGCCCCATCGTGGTTACAGGCGCCACGGGCGGAGTAGGAAGCATGGCAGTGGCTCTATTGAAACATGCCGGCTATGATGTGCATGCTGCCACGGGTAAAGCTGATAAGCACGACTACTTGCGTTCATTGGGCGCGTCGCAAATCTTAACGCGTGAAGAAGTGGATGATCAGAGTGGTCGTCCGTTGCTTCGTAGCCGTTGGTCTGGTGCGATTGATAACGTTGGGGGCAATACGCTTGCTACTTTGATTAAGGGGTGTGCACGCAATGGCAGTGTGGCTACCATTGGTTTAGTCGCTAGCGCGGAATTGCATACGACGGTCTATCCATTCATTTTGAACGGTGTGAATCTGTTGGGAGTAGATAGCGCTGAAACACCGATTCGTCTTCGTCATCAGCTCTGGGAGAAGTTAGCTACCGAGTGGCGATTCCCGCTCAATCAGTCGAGTGTTTCTATCGTCGGACTCGACGCTATTCCTTCCGCGATAGCGCAAATATTAGAAGGAAACACCACAGGACGCGTGGTTTGCCGCATGTCTTAA